From Pangasianodon hypophthalmus isolate fPanHyp1 chromosome 30, fPanHyp1.pri, whole genome shotgun sequence, a single genomic window includes:
- the LOC117596527 gene encoding trace amine-associated receptor 13c-like, translating to MNLTDFNQSDRCVHFSCPERSVSPAIYMSLYMFGFAVILLTVCGNMLVIISVCHFKQLHTPTNMLVLSLAVSDFLFGALVMPSILIWTVESCWTFGRDLCISFWLIGGFLMIVSIYNIALISVDRYLALSNPFLYTSKISRRTMCIVVYCNWCVCLAYSITFYYFNGTFKSSVMCPGECFLSLNEVWSVIDLVYSFIFPLSVIIILYTRVFVIAKKHATAIRELNNHTRPKTQKITSQSMKSERKAAKVLCILVSVFMVCLLPYFIYTLLGDVIELQTKTLLKVLVVVHLNSTINPFIYALFYPWFRRCFKLIITLQIFQTDSALINVLS from the coding sequence ATGAACCTGACAGACTTTAACCAATCTGATCGCTGTGTGCATTTCTCCTGTCCAGAGAGATCTGTATCTCCTGCAATTTATATGTCACTGTACATGTTTGGATTTGCTGTGATTCTgctaacagtgtgtggaaatatgctcgtcatcatctctgtttgtcacttcaagcagcttcacacaccAACCAACATGCTGGTGCTCTCTCTGGCTGTATCAGACTTTCTCTTTGGTGCTTTAGTGATGCCATCAATATTAATCTGGACAGTAGAGTCCTGCTGGACTTTTGGGAGAGATTTATGCATCAGTTTTTGGCTAATTGGTGGATTTCTCATGATTGTTTCCATCTATAATATTGCTTTGATCTCTGTGGATCGGTATTTGGCTCTCTCAAACCCGTTTCTCTACACAAGCAAAATCTCGAGGAGGACTATGTGCATTGTGGTTTATtgtaactggtgtgtgtgtctggcatATAGCATAACATTCTATTATTTTAATGGAACCTTCAAGAGTTCTGTAATGTGTCCTGGagagtgttttctctctctgaatgaGGTTTGGTCTGTAATTGATCttgtatattcatttatatttccacTTTCTGTCATAATCATATTGTATACTcgagtttttgtgattgctaAGAAACATGCCACTGCTATCAGAGAGCTTAACAATCACACACggcctaaaacacagaaaatcacctcACAGTCAatgaaatctgagagaaaagcagctaaagtcCTCTGTATtttagtgtctgtgtttatggtgtgtttacttccatattttatttacactttattaggtGATGTTATTGAACTACAGACAAAAACATTACTGAAAGTTTTGGTTGTTGTTCATCTTAATTCCACCATTAATCCGTTTATTTATGCTCTGTTTTACCCGTGGTTTAGGAggtgttttaaattaattataactctgcaaatattccaaacagactctgcattaataaatgttctttcaTGA
- the LOC113535597 gene encoding trace amine-associated receptor 13c-like: MNLTDFNQSDRCVHFSCPERSVPSEVYILLYVCSAAVILLTVCGNMLVIISVCHFKQLHTPTNMLVLSLAVSDFLSGALVMPSILIWTIESCWTLGRDFCISFLLIGGFLMIVSFYNIALISVDRYLALSNPFLYTSKISRRTMCIVVYCNWCVCLAYNITFYYFNGTFKSFVMCPGECFFLLNEVWSVIDLIYSFIFPCSVIIILYTRVFLIAKKHAIAIRELNNHTRPKTQKITSHSMKSERKAAKVLGILVSVFMVCLLPYFIYSLLGDIIELQTETLLKVLVVVHLNSTINPVIYALFYPWFRRCFKLIITLQIFQTDSALIKILS; this comes from the coding sequence ATGAACCTGACGGACTTTAACCAATCTGATCGCTGTGTACATTTCTCCTGTCCAGAGAGATCTGTACCTTCTGAAGTTTATatcttactgtatgtgtgttcagctgctgtgattcttctaacagtgtgtggaaatatgctcgtcatcatctctgtttgtcacttcaagcagcttcacacaccGACCAACATGCTcgtgctctctctggctgtgtcaGACTTTCTCTCTGGCGCTTTAGTGATGCCATCAATATTAATCTGGACAATTGAGTCATGCTGGACTCTTGGGAGAGATTTCTGCATCAGTTTTTTGCTAATTGGTGGTTTTCTCATGATCGTATCCTTCTATAATATTGCTTTGATCTCTGTGGATCGGTATTTGGCTCTCTCAAACCCCTTTCTCTACACAAGCAAAATCTCGAGGAGGACTATGTGCATTGTGGTTTATtgtaactggtgtgtgtgtctggcttaCAATATAACATTCTATTATTTTAATGGAACCTTCAAGAGTTTTGTAATGTGTCCTGGAGAGtgttttttcttgctgaatGAGGTTTGGTCTGTTATTGAccttatatattcatttatatttcccTGTTCTGTCATAATCATATTGTATACTCGTGTTTTTTTGATTGCTAAGAAACATGCCATTGCTATCAGAGAGCTTAACAATCACACACggcctaaaacacagaaaatcacctcacactcaatgaaatctgagagaaaagcagctaaagtcCTTGGCATtttagtgtctgtgtttatggtGTGTTTACTTccgtattttatttacagtttattaggtGATATTATTGAACTACAGACAGAAACATTACTGAAAGTTTTGGTTGTGGTTCATCTTAATTCCACCATTAATCCGGTTATTTATGCTCTGTTTTACCCGTGGTTTAGGAggtgttttaaattaattataactctGCAAATATTCCAAACAGACTCTGCATTAATAAAGATTCTTTCATGA
- the LOC128317883 gene encoding trace amine-associated receptor 13c-like — translation MNLTDFNQSDRCVHFSCPERSVSPAVYILLYVCSAAVVLLTVCGNLLVIISVFHFKQLHTPTNMLVLSLAVSDFLFGALVMPSILIWTIESCWIFGRVFCISFWLIGGFLIIISIYNIALISVDRYLALSNPFLYTNTISRRTMCIVVYCNWCVCLAYNVTFCYFNGSFKSFVMCPGECFFMLNEVWSVIDLVVTFVFPLSVIIILYTRVFVIAKKHATAIRELNNHTRPKTQKITSHSMKSERKAAKVLGILVSVFMVCLLPYFIYILLGDIIELQAESIQKFLILGYLNSTINPFIYALFYPWFRRCIKLIITLQIFQTDSALINVLS, via the coding sequence ATGAACCTGACGGACTTTAACCAATCTGATCGCTGTGTGCATTTCTCCTGTCCAGAGAGATCTGTGTCTCCTGCAGTTTATATCTTACTGTacgtgtgttcagctgctgtggttctgctaacagtgtgtggaaatctgcttgtcatcatctctgtttttcacttcaagcagcttcacacaccGACCAACATGCTcgtgctctctctggctgtgtcaGACTTTCTCTTTGGCGCTTTAGTGATGCCATCAATATTAATCTGGACAATTGAGTCCTGCTGGATTTTTGGGAGAGTTTTCTGCATCAGTTTTTGGCTAATTGGTGGCTTTCTCATAATCATATCCATCTATAATATTGCTTTGATCTCTGTGGATCGGTATTTGGCTCTCTCAAACCCATTTctctacacaaacacaatctcaAGGAGGACTATGTGCATTGTGGTTTATTGcaactggtgtgtgtgtctggcttaTAATGTAACATTCTGTTATTTTAATGGAAGCTTCAAGAGTTTTGTAATGTGTCCTGGAGAGTGTTTTTTCATGCTGAATGAGGTTTGGTCTGTTATTGACCTTGTAGTAACGTTTGTATTTCCACTTTCTGTCATAATCATATTGTATACTCGGGTTTTTGTGATTGCTAAGAAACATGCCACTGCTATCAGAGagcttaataatcacacacggcctaaaacacagaaaatcacctcacactcaatgaaatctgagagaaaagcagctaaagtcCTTGGCATtttagtgtctgtgtttatggtgtgtttacttccatattttatttacattttattaggtGATATTATTGAACTACAGGCAGAAAGTATTCAAAAATTCCTGATTTTGGGTTATCTTAATTCGACCATTAATCCGTTTATTTATGCTCTGTTTTACCCGTGGTTTAGGAGGTGTATCAAATTAATTATAACTCTGCAAATATTCCAAACAGACtctgcattaataaatgttctttcaTGA
- the LOC113533619 gene encoding trace amine-associated receptor 13c-like, with protein MNLTDFNQSDRCVHFSCPERSVSPAVYILLYVCSAAVVLLTVCGNLLVIISVFHFKQLHTPTNMLVLSLAVSDFLFGALVMPSILIWTIESCWIFGKVFCISFWLIGGFLIIISIYNIALISVDRYLALSNPFLYTNTISRRTMCIVVYCNWCVCLAYNVTFCYFNGSFKSFVMCPGECFFMLNEVWSVIDLVVTFVFPLSVIIILYTRVFVIAKKHATAIRELNNHTRPKTQKITSHSMKSERKAAKVLGILVSVFMVCLLPYFIYILLGDIIELQAESIQKFLILGYLNSTINPFIYALFYPWFRRCIKLIITLQIFQTDSALINVLS; from the coding sequence ATGAACCTGACGGACTTTAACCAATCTGATCGCTGTGTGCATTTCTCCTGTCCAGAGAGATCTGTGTCTCCTGCAGTTTATATCTTACTGTacgtgtgttcagctgctgtggttctgctaacagtgtgtggaaatctgcttgtcatcatctctgtttttcacttcaagcagcttcacacaccGACCAACATGCTcgtgctctctctggctgtgtcaGACTTTCTCTTTGGCGCTTTAGTGATGCCATCAATATTAATCTGGACAATTGAGTCCTGCTGGATTTTTGGGAAAGTTTTCTGCATCAGTTTTTGGCTAATTGGTGGCTTTCTCATAATCATATCCATCTATAATATTGCTTTGATCTCTGTGGATCGGTATTTGGCTCTCTCAAACCCATTTctctacacaaacacaatctcaAGGAGGACTATGTGCATTGTGGTTTATTGcaactggtgtgtgtgtctggcttaTAATGTAACATTCTGTTATTTTAATGGAAGCTTCAAGAGTTTTGTAATGTGTCCTGGAGAGTGTTTTTTCATGCTGAATGAGGTTTGGTCTGTTATTGACCTTGTAGTAACGTTTGTATTTCCACTTTCTGTCATAATCATATTGTATACTCGGGTTTTTGTGATTGCTAAGAAACATGCCACTGCTATCAGAGagcttaataatcacacacggcctaaaacacagaaaatcacctcacactcaatgaaatctgagagaaaagcagctaaagtcCTTGGCATtttagtgtctgtgtttatggtgtgtttacttccatattttatttacattttattaggtGATATTATTGAACTACAGGCAGAAAGTATTCAAAAATTCCTGATTTTGGGTTATCTTAATTCGACCATTAATCCGTTTATTTATGCTCTGTTTTACCCGTGGTTTAGGAGGTGTATCAAATTAATTATAACTCTGCAAATATTCCAAACAGACtctgcattaataaatgttctttcaTGA